The [Bacillus] selenitireducens MLS10 genome includes a region encoding these proteins:
- a CDS encoding YlqD family protein → MQIIKKVVVKQILTEDSRDRLKEQFLSRQYQLTKELKQLEFVLHKKMKENTSQNYQQSLKASFDKEVAKRKERLRQLELKLGQLDELELGSELREGTIQMIEEVEEGDNWDEVMKGTEIVIKDGLVHELRSGGFEDE, encoded by the coding sequence ATGCAAATTATTAAAAAAGTCGTTGTGAAACAAATTTTAACGGAAGACAGCCGTGATCGGCTTAAAGAACAATTCCTATCCCGCCAGTACCAGCTGACGAAAGAGCTGAAGCAGTTGGAGTTTGTCCTTCATAAGAAAATGAAGGAAAATACGTCACAGAACTATCAGCAGTCGCTGAAAGCCAGCTTTGACAAGGAAGTTGCGAAAAGAAAAGAGCGGCTTCGTCAGCTCGAACTGAAACTCGGTCAGCTTGATGAACTTGAACTTGGTTCTGAACTGCGTGAGGGAACGATTCAGATGATTGAGGAAGTTGAAGAAGGCGACAACTGGGATGAAGTCATGAAAGGTACTGAAATTGTCATTAAAGACGGCCTCGTTCATGAACTTCGAAGCGGAGGCTTCGAGGATGAGTAA
- a CDS encoding KH domain-containing protein, which yields MKELVESIAKALVDHPDDVVVSESDNGKAITLKLEVHPDDMGKVIGKQGRIAKAIRAVLNAAGTHQNKRVQLEIG from the coding sequence ATGAAAGAGCTCGTGGAGTCGATTGCCAAAGCACTTGTTGATCATCCTGATGATGTGGTGGTCTCAGAGAGCGACAATGGAAAAGCCATAACGCTCAAACTCGAGGTTCACCCGGATGATATGGGAAAAGTCATCGGTAAGCAGGGGCGGATTGCAAAAGCAATACGTGCCGTTCTGAATGCCGCGGGCACCCATCAAAACAAGCGGGTACAACTGGAGATCGGATAA
- the rimM gene encoding ribosome maturation factor RimM (Essential for efficient processing of 16S rRNA) translates to MSKWLNVGKIVNTHGIHGEVRVISRTDFKEERYAKGRELFLYNPEKDHRTSVTVVSWRQHKQFDLLTFEGYTNVNDVEGFRDHLLQVDGDDLDDPMEEDEFYYHEIIGLSVVDEQGIEIGRVKEILSPGANDVWVVQRQGKKDALIPYIDDVVLSVDLEDGVVHVRIPEGLIDE, encoded by the coding sequence ATGAGTAAGTGGCTCAATGTGGGGAAGATTGTCAATACCCACGGGATCCACGGAGAAGTCCGCGTTATCTCAAGGACCGATTTTAAAGAAGAACGCTATGCCAAGGGCAGGGAGCTCTTTTTGTATAACCCTGAAAAGGACCACCGGACTTCGGTTACGGTGGTTTCCTGGCGTCAGCATAAGCAGTTTGATTTGCTGACATTCGAAGGGTATACGAATGTCAATGATGTAGAAGGATTCAGGGATCACCTCTTGCAGGTCGATGGGGATGATCTGGACGATCCTATGGAAGAGGATGAATTTTATTACCATGAAATCATCGGTTTGTCTGTTGTGGATGAACAGGGTATCGAGATCGGCCGCGTGAAGGAAATTCTGAGCCCGGGAGCGAATGACGTCTGGGTGGTTCAGAGACAAGGAAAGAAAGATGCCCTCATTCCATACATTGATGACGTCGTATTGTCTGTCGATCTTGAAGACGGTGTTGTCCACGTCCGGATTCCGGAAGGATTGATTGATGAATGA
- the rpsP gene encoding 30S ribosomal protein S16, whose translation MAVKIRLKRMGAKKSPFYRVVVADSRSPRDGRFIEEIGTYNPLTNPVEFKVDEESALKWMLDGAKPSDTVRNLFSKAGLMEKLHNAKNEK comes from the coding sequence ATGGCAGTAAAAATTCGTTTAAAGCGTATGGGAGCGAAGAAATCTCCGTTCTATCGTGTGGTTGTAGCAGATTCACGTTCACCACGTGATGGTCGTTTTATTGAAGAAATCGGGACCTATAACCCATTAACCAATCCAGTTGAATTCAAAGTGGACGAAGAGTCTGCATTGAAGTGGATGCTTGATGGTGCTAAGCCTTCCGATACAGTCCGTAACCTGTTCTCTAAAGCAGGCTTGATGGAAAAGCTTCACAATGCAAAAAACGAAAAGTAA